The proteins below are encoded in one region of Ostrinia nubilalis chromosome 3, ilOstNubi1.1, whole genome shotgun sequence:
- the LOC135087991 gene encoding L-threonine 3-dehydrogenase, mitochondrial has product MLLRNLYRNAVRCNIRFYSGHSVYNKPPKILITGGLGQLGVECAKYLRHKYGKENVLLSDIIKPSQEIVNDGPYLFVDILDFKGLQKIVVNHRVDWLIHFSALLSAIGEQNVPLAVRVNIEGMHNVIELAKQYNLRVFVPSTIGAFGPDSPRNPTPNITIQRPRTIYGVSKVHAELLGEYYYYKFGLDFRCLRFPGVISSDPPGGGTTDYAIAIFHDMLRKGQYQCYLKPDTRLPMMHVNDALRALSEYLEVPNERLTRRVYNVTSMSFTPEELVEAMAKYMPEMKITYQPDSRQEIADSWPQVFDDSEARRDWNWKPDVDLDQLVQLMVKEVKEKIAANGF; this is encoded by the exons GAGGACTAGGTCAACTCGGAGTCGAGTGCGCGAAGTACCTCCGCCACAAATATGGCAAAGAAAACGTCCTACTGTCAGACATCATCAAGCCATCACAGGAAATCGTCAACGACGGACCTTACCTTTTCGTAGACATTCTAGACTTTAAGGGCCTCCAGAAAATAGTTGTGAACCACAGGGTGGACTGGCTAATCCATTTCTCAGCTCTTTTGAGTGCCATAGGAGAACAGAATGTTCCTTTAGCTGTACGAGTGAATATAGAAGGAATGCATAACGTAATAGAGCTAGCGAAACAGTATAATCTAAGGGTGTTTGTCCCTAGTACGATTGGAGCCTTCGGACCAGATTCCCCTAGGAATCCCACGCCAAACATTACTATACAAAGACCTAGAACAATTTATGGTGTGTCGAAGGTGCACGCTGAACTATTAggagaatattattattacaaatttgGATTGGACTTCCGTTGCTTGAGGTTCCCAGGAGTAATTTCAAGCGACCCTCCTGGCGGAGGGACAACAG ACTACGCCATCGCAATCTTCCACGACATGCTGCGCAAAGGACAGTACCAATGCTACCTGAAGCCCGACACGCGGCTTCCCATGATGCACGTCAATGACGCGCTTCGTGCCCTCTCAGAGTACCTGGAGGTTCCCAACGAGAGACTGACCAGGCGCGTCTACAACGTTACCTCTATGAGCTTCACTCCCGAAGAACTTGTGGAGGCCATGGCGAAGTACATGCCAGAAATGAAAATCACATACCAACCTGATAGTAGACAAGAAATTG CGGACTCCTGGCCCCAAGTGTTCGACGACAGCGAAGCCCGACGCGATTGGAACTGGAAGCCCGACGTGGACCTGGATCAGCTAGTCCAGCTCATGGTGAAAGAAGTCAAAGAGAAGATAGCAGCGAACGGGTTCTAG